The following nucleotide sequence is from Cloacibacillus sp..
GGAAATCAGCGTTTAGAAGTGCGAGTTGCTAAATAAAACTGGGGCCCCGATACCGGAACCGTATCTTTATACGGTGAGGATTCGGGGCCCCAGTTTTATGACGCAAATCGTGCTTATAAACGCTGATTTTTACATGCCCATGTAGGCTCTGCGCACCTCATCCGAATCGAGGAGCTCCTGCGAGGTGCCTTTGTGGACGACGCGCCCCGTTTGGAGGACGTAGCCGCGGTCGGCGATCTCCAGCGCCTCCTGTACCATCTGTTCGACGAGCAGGACGGTGACGCCGCGTTTTCTTATCTCGGCGACGGCCTCGAGGACTCTCTCCACGAGGCTGGGCTGGAGCCCGAGCGAAAGTTCGTCGAGCATTATCAGCTTCGGACGGGACATGAGGCCGCGCGCGATGGCGCACATCTGCTGTTCGCCGCCGCTCATCGTCTCCGCGGTCTGGCCGGAGCGGCTTTTGAGTATCGGGAACAGTTCGTACATTTCGTCGAGGCGTTCGGCGACGACATTTTTATCGGTGACGCTGAAGGCCCCAAGCTCAAGGTTTTCGCGCACGGTGAGTTTGGAGAAGAGCCTGCGCCCCTCGGGGACGTAGCTGAGCCCCAATTTTATGCTTTTGGAGGCGGGCATCTTCGTGATGTCGCCGCCGTCAAAGGTTATGGTTCCGGCGGTCGGGTGCATAAGGCCCGCGACGGTGCGCATGAGCGTGGACTTCCCCGCCCCGTTCGCGCCGAGAATGGCCACGATCTCGCCCTCGTTCACATGCAGCGAGATGCCGTGGATGACGGAGACCTGGTCGTAGGCGCAGTGTATGTCTTTAACTTCAAGCATCGCCGCCATTATATTCCCTCCTCGCGCAAAGTCACCTGTTCGCTCTCAGCGTGAACATCTGAATTTTCCTCGGGGACCTCCGCCTTATGTTCGTTGAGCCGTTTGCTGAATTTTTCGCCGAAGTAGGCGGTGATGACGATGGGATCTTTGACGATCTGCGCCGGCGCGCCCTCGGCGATTTTTTTGCCGCTCGCGAGGACGACTATCTTGTCGGCGATAGGCATGATGACTTCCATTATGTGTTCGACCATAAGGATGGTGACGCCCTCTTCACGCAGGCGGACGATGACTTCGACCATCTCTTTGACCTCCGTGGAGGTAAGGCCGGCCACGGCCTCGTCGAGCAGCAGCAGCTCGGGCTCGGTGGCAAGAGCGCGCGCGACTTCGAGCCGCTTTTTGTTGCCGATGGTCAGCCCTCCCGCGAGACGGCAGCGGTGTTCGCCGAGGAAGCAGAGCTCCAGGCAGCGCTCGGCGATCTCTTTGGCCTTGGCGCTGTCGCCGGTGCGCATGTAGGCCCCCACGAGGATGTTTTCAAATACGGTCATCTCTTTGAGCGGGCGCACTACCTGGAAGGTGCGCGCGACGCCGC
It contains:
- a CDS encoding ABC transporter ATP-binding protein is translated as MLEVKDIHCAYDQVSVIHGISLHVNEGEIVAILGANGAGKSTLMRTVAGLMHPTAGTITFDGGDITKMPASKSIKLGLSYVPEGRRLFSKLTVRENLELGAFSVTDKNVVAERLDEMYELFPILKSRSGQTAETMSGGEQQMCAIARGLMSRPKLIMLDELSLGLQPSLVERVLEAVAEIRKRGVTVLLVEQMVQEALEIADRGYVLQTGRVVHKGTSQELLDSDEVRRAYMGM
- a CDS encoding ABC transporter ATP-binding protein, with protein sequence MALLEVRDLTMKFGSLLANSDVSFDVEKGTIVGLIGPNGAGKTTLFNCVAGLYTPTAGKVFFKGEDVTDLPAYKMARRGVARTFQVVRPLKEMTVFENILVGAYMRTGDSAKAKEIAERCLELCFLGEHRCRLAGGLTIGNKKRLEVARALATEPELLLLDEAVAGLTSTEVKEMVEVIVRLREEGVTILMVEHIMEVIMPIADKIVVLASGKKIAEGAPAQIVKDPIVITAYFGEKFSKRLNEHKAEVPEENSDVHAESEQVTLREEGI